AATAAGCGCTCAGCGACGTTCGTGGCGCCGTTTGCACAGTGTTACGTTCGAATAAGTGAAGtcaacttgtcttccacaatcAAAAGTGTATGAATGGTACGTGTATGGAGACGTAGTAACTTGTCCAAGGTTGGTGAGTTGTTCAATATACACGCACTACTCCGCCCGTAAAACTGAATGCCAAAGTATAGAGGAGTGTGAAATTACTGTATCTGGCGTTAGGCAAAAATACAGGCATTTAAAATTGCAAGCCAATGAAAAGAAGCATACATGGTTCACTCCGTCTAGTCCAGgagccagtttcacaaagatgtcgcacaTGTGTGATAATCGCACATGAGACAGTGGTACGGCATACTAGTGACGTTCAAAACGTCGCACGACAAATGcacgataaaaaaatgtatgccgctttgtgaaactgggaaCTGTTTCCTCCACCGATTTTTGGGACAGCCGTGATATGAGTAAGGCattaaataccagtcaaataaataaatgtaaaacaaggCTGATCAACCCTTCATTTAATACAGACTGGCCACTGCtgtaaagttttataaaattgtTTGACAAGTTAACAGAACGACCATATCACAACGCATGCAATCCAGGATAAGAATCAGGGCAGAGTTTCACAAAGTGGACTACGACATCTTTTCATCGTACATTTgttgtacgatattttgtacgtcactgttaCCGTACCATTGTTCTGTATGTGCGACATCGTAcatacgacatctttgtgaaagttgcCCAAggacccactttcacaaagtgGCCTGTAGCTGTCAATATCACAAAAGGTGCTGTGCTGCATACAGGTTTCCAGCTCTGCAGTACAAATCTCAGTCTTAAAAATGTGCAGTTTTGTATTCCTCGTATGGCACCCTGCAATATTATCTTTAAAACTCCACCCATGCACTCACCTATAGGTGAAATAATCGTGAGCAAAATCCAGCAAAATGGCTACTGATATGGTACATCCATTTTATCAGTACATGCATGGAACCCGTGGAGGAAAGTGTCTATATGACTAAAGCGATTTGGGCAGGTAGGCTTTCCTAATTCCTCTTCGCCAATTGTCCAATTCGAGGTCGCCCAGAATTCACTGCTATTTCTCATGAAGAAGAAGAAGGTTAAGACGAATTTCTTAGGTTCTGAAGGTTCTATCCTTTTACATGTTTGTTCTCCCCTAAAATACAAAACCAAAATACGTTCTCAAAATCTTGGaatgaagttttatttattgaaactCTTTATAGTTGCCGCCAAAGCCATGTCATGAGGCAGAggatatgaaaaataaaaggtTATTAAAAGCTAATAACTAATGACACCTTGTATAAGAATACGCTTTATGTATCAAGAAGAGTAAGCCAGgcaattaaaaaataaagacaataacAACAATATGTAGAAATAGCTGTACCGGCCAATTCACGCAGTATATAAGAGAAGAGTCAGCTGTATTGACGTAGATGTATAGCTGAGAAAAGTTTAGATATCAACTTTTACCATGCTAAAAAGGACAGTTGCATAATCTAGTATATCGCTTGGCTGAGATCCAAATACACCATCACGTATGGCCAAATTGAAACTTACACACCgcggtgtatatatatagaaagcATGTTGTATGTGTACGGACCAGTGTCATTGTGCTCGCCACAATCCTTCTCATCACTCACTGGAGTTGCCTCCCCTCATTGTTGTGCTGGAGAATGTATCTATGACAGCGTTGATCATGGGAAGGCACTGCATGATCTTCGGGACTTAGGCTTTTGAGATTAAGAACATTTTCTCGAGAAACCACTTGAAGCCAACGAGTTCTTCAGGATCGTCTTTCTCCGATCTGTTCCTCTCGTCCACGTATTCCACTTTATATCCGTCTTCTGGAATCacgagatttatttatttatttagttgattgttgtttaatgtcacactcaAAGTTTTGTTCACTTACAcgcctgtaaaaaaaaaccctgtaactgctgctctagttttattctcCATTCTGCAGTATGTAACATATAGAATCATTGCACTGCCATGGGACGATCAGCTTTGGCCTTATCGAATGATCGAGCCAGCCAGACCACTTATAGAATATTGGAGGTGTTTTGTACCTAAATATCAGGTCCTATTTCGAATACTATGCATATCAGCAATCACTTACTATAGAGATCCTTCAGCATCTCATGGGTCACAAGATAGGGTCCTGCAAATAGGGTaagaaaagaattaaaaaaacagcttaaaattctttatatatatttatgacttTCTGAGAAAGTATAGGCACATATGTACACGTGGAACATGTACACGTGGAAAATTTTACAGGCGTACAAAGAAGTGCGCTGTATTTGTTGGTTTGTATTTTGAGGTCTTTTTCACGCAAAGGCATATCggagttttttttacaaacatgtacatggcaaatTCGTAAATTAAAGTCAACTGTTAATAGGTTTCAGTTAGACAAGTATCTGATCAATACTAATATGTACTGAATCTGTATCACAACGCTATTCCTACATGCCTGTTTTGGAAATAATGGGAGACCAGAGGACGAGCAACACCAGAAAGTCAAAATGACTGTAGAGTGCGTCGTTTTCtgctgtgacgttgcagtgcgtgtgtacttcatgaacgttttatgagcacacgtacaCTGATAACTGTGacaaaataaaggaaagaacaaatgagttttgGAGCTTaggaccgtcttgatacagacgGGAAGAAGTTTTTCCAGTTCCCCATTGACCTGGAGCGTCCATTTTGGTAGTCTAGATTAAATGAAActttaatatgtatacatgtacatatattatccATTATATACTGAATCAAATAACACGCGAGTTGAACTAATCTAGGTGATATACACATAACTCAATGGCTAAATGCTTCAAATAAATTATCTGTATCTGAAAGACCGAAGCACTCACCTGGGCATGTAGTCCTATCGAAGTCCGCATTCACAAATAAACACCTTCCATCAGGAGCCAGTAAAGTCTTAATGAGTGCCACATATCTACAAATAAAAGTTTgcataatattcatttatttatttcattgatgttttaaggCGTACGTCGTATAATATGTcatgcacttatacgacggcggacagcattatttgtaaaatattcatgtgtttatttatttttatatttacatttatttattcatttatttatttgattggtgttttacgcggtactcaagaatatctcacttatacgacggcgaccaacattttggtgggaggaaaccgagcagatgCCGGGGCGGGGGGGCACGagcatccggaggttgctggaagaccttcccacgtacggccggaggggaagccagcatgatctggaattgaactcacaactaCGAAGCTATTATAAGACAtttgacaacagtgtgatagtttgcaaatgatCACATATAGAAATCGGCGAAATGAGGCCTATATATTTAAATTCCTTACCTTGGGTACTGATCTTTGTTAAGGGATATCATAGCGCGCCTGTCCCACACACCGTCAAACTGACCTTCTGCCTCCCTGCAACATCGTGGTATAAGAATTAACTATCTTAACACTACATTTTTAAGTGTGAAATAAGACTAtataatgttataaaacatga
Above is a window of Liolophura sinensis isolate JHLJ2023 chromosome 7, CUHK_Ljap_v2, whole genome shotgun sequence DNA encoding:
- the LOC135471633 gene encoding thiopurine S-methyltransferase-like isoform X2; protein product: MLQKHLDKLVNGKKNAKIFVPLCTKSIDLKWLADQGHTVVGLEVAESCIQSFFKEQKLEFTVEMGLGGKAKIYKAVNHNIKLYVADFFDFNKEAEGQFDGVWDRRAMISLNKDQYPRYVALIKTLLAPDGRCLFVNADFDRTTCPGPYLVTHEMLKDLYKDGYKVEYVDERNRSEKDDPEELVGFKWFLEKMFLISKA